From Mya arenaria isolate MELC-2E11 chromosome 12, ASM2691426v1, the proteins below share one genomic window:
- the LOC128212551 gene encoding protein mono-ADP-ribosyltransferase PARP15-like, which translates to MPLERELWHGTNETAMDMIICHGFNRSYAGDNAGKPWFGQGVYFASDASYSARSWMTGAGIGKKGYVFLVKALTGHLCPGKQGLRVLQPVDKAKDPLVMYDCAVDKLANPMEFVIFSDTQAYPAYLLTFSSG; encoded by the exons ATGCCGTTAGAAAGAGAGCTATGGCATGGAACTAATGAGACTGCCATGGATATGATTATCTGTCATGGGTTTAACCGAAGTTATGCTGGTGATAATG cCGGTAAACCGTGGTTCGGACAGGGCGTTTACTTTGCCAGTGATGCCTCGTATTCGGCTAGATCTTGGATGACCGGTGCAGGAATAGGGAAAAAAGGTTATGTGTTTTTGGTCAAAGCTTTAACGG GTCACTTGTGCCCAGGGAAGCAAGGCTTGCGGGTTCTTCAACCAGTAGATAAGGCAAAGGATCCGCTAGTTATGTACGACTGCGCAGTCGACAAGCTGGCTAACCCTATGGAGTTCGTGATATTTTCCGACACGCAGGCCTACCCAGCGTACCTTCTCACATTTTCAAGTGGATAA